A stretch of Campylobacter gracilis DNA encodes these proteins:
- a CDS encoding heavy-metal-associated domain-containing protein — MALKQSVKFKAQNIHCENCARTIKNALKDDFGEIEVDVASGVVSLSLDPRDEAKFKEEMDDLGFSVAEKLA, encoded by the coding sequence ATGGCTTTGAAACAAAGCGTAAAATTTAAGGCGCAAAATATACACTGCGAAAACTGCGCGAGGACGATCAAAAACGCGCTTAAGGATGATTTTGGCGAGATCGAGGTGGACGTAGCAAGCGGAGTGGTGAGTTTAAGCTTAGATCCGCGCGACGAGGCTAAATTTAAAGAGGAGATGGACGATTTGGGCTTTAGCGTCGCAGAAAAGCTAGCCTAA
- a CDS encoding heavy metal translocating P-type ATPase, whose translation MSSKITLNIVGMSCVNCSNAIERVSRKIEGVQEAHVNFANGSGEFVLADPALEETLKAKIKKLGYDIAVDYEDLERKKRSNLKAALFRLILALVLAAAVMAVEMSGFLSFVPKALLCAAMACVSLFYCGKNFFYHAYGSLKNRSFDMNVLVAMGSFFAFAYSLTAAAWVYTHGAQNEFTNLYFSSASMIIAFISLGKYLEERSKMKANDYIKGLIDLSPKTALLIKDDGTIAEVRAEALKPGDKVLVKNGSRIPCDGLIVEGGAQIDASLISGESLAVYKSVGDEVNAGCVSTDGVIYVKVTKFPHQTLLAEIKNLLNEAGNKKMPIARFADKISNIFVPAVILIALVSFIAWMALDGRLSYAASAAICVLIISCPCALGLATPIAIVCAISNAAKAGILIKNPEILEILKDADVAVFDKTGTLSKGEISVSFSDLSAQDLYALASAQKLSEHPISKAIVKFAELKFGEISKFNGEFESVAGKGIVAKNPTGEILCGSAGFLHERGVDTGVEVEAEELLDKGFGVVYCAIGGSYAGFIAFSDEIRAEARDVVQALQKSGVKTVMLTGDNAKTANFVARNLGIDEVRSGVLPSGKYEFIKSLTDEGKRVLFVGDGVNDAPSLKAASIGIAMNGGSDVAKGAGDAIFIKNDLTGVLYLFRLSGAAMRTIKQNLFWALFYNAVCIPIAAGALYPALGVLLKPMYGAAAMCFSSVTVVLNSIRLKFAKF comes from the coding sequence ATGTCAAGTAAAATCACTCTAAATATCGTCGGGATGAGCTGCGTAAACTGCTCCAATGCGATCGAGCGGGTAAGTCGCAAGATCGAGGGAGTGCAGGAGGCGCACGTAAATTTCGCAAACGGCAGCGGCGAGTTCGTACTTGCCGATCCGGCGCTTGAGGAGACGCTAAAAGCCAAGATCAAAAAGCTAGGCTACGACATCGCCGTGGATTACGAGGATTTGGAGCGCAAAAAGCGGAGCAATCTCAAAGCGGCGCTATTTAGACTAATCCTCGCTCTGGTTTTAGCCGCGGCGGTAATGGCGGTGGAGATGAGCGGGTTTTTAAGCTTCGTTCCAAAAGCGCTGCTTTGCGCGGCGATGGCGTGCGTGAGCCTATTTTACTGCGGCAAGAACTTCTTTTATCACGCTTACGGCTCGCTGAAAAACAGAAGCTTCGATATGAACGTGCTCGTGGCGATGGGAAGCTTCTTCGCGTTTGCCTATTCGCTAACGGCCGCGGCGTGGGTCTATACGCACGGCGCGCAGAATGAATTTACCAATCTTTATTTCTCGTCCGCCTCGATGATAATCGCCTTTATTTCGCTCGGCAAATACCTAGAAGAGCGCAGCAAGATGAAGGCGAACGACTACATCAAGGGGCTAATCGATCTAAGCCCCAAAACCGCGCTTTTGATCAAAGACGACGGCACGATAGCTGAAGTGCGCGCAGAAGCGCTAAAGCCAGGCGATAAGGTGCTAGTAAAAAACGGCTCGCGCATCCCTTGCGACGGGCTTATCGTCGAGGGCGGCGCGCAGATCGACGCTTCTCTCATCAGCGGCGAGAGCTTGGCGGTTTATAAAAGCGTAGGCGATGAGGTAAATGCAGGCTGCGTCAGCACCGATGGCGTCATCTACGTGAAGGTGACGAAATTCCCGCATCAAACGCTGCTTGCCGAGATTAAAAATCTGCTGAACGAGGCGGGCAACAAAAAGATGCCGATCGCGCGCTTTGCGGATAAAATTTCAAATATCTTCGTGCCCGCGGTGATTTTGATCGCGCTTGTTAGCTTTATAGCGTGGATGGCGCTTGACGGGCGGCTCTCATATGCCGCATCCGCCGCTATCTGCGTGCTTATCATCTCATGCCCGTGCGCGCTAGGTCTTGCGACGCCGATTGCGATCGTTTGCGCGATCTCAAACGCCGCAAAGGCTGGAATTTTAATCAAAAATCCTGAAATTTTAGAAATTTTAAAGGACGCGGACGTCGCGGTTTTCGATAAAACCGGCACACTTAGCAAGGGCGAAATTTCGGTAAGCTTCAGCGATCTGAGCGCCCAAGATCTCTACGCTCTGGCAAGCGCGCAAAAGCTTAGCGAGCATCCGATCTCAAAGGCGATCGTAAAATTTGCCGAGTTGAAATTCGGCGAAATTTCTAAATTTAACGGCGAGTTCGAAAGCGTCGCGGGAAAAGGCATCGTCGCTAAAAATCCCACCGGCGAAATCCTTTGCGGCAGCGCGGGCTTCCTGCACGAGCGCGGCGTAGATACGGGCGTCGAAGTAGAAGCGGAGGAGCTTTTAGACAAGGGCTTCGGCGTCGTTTACTGCGCGATAGGCGGCTCGTACGCGGGCTTCATCGCATTTAGCGATGAGATCAGAGCCGAAGCGCGGGACGTCGTGCAGGCGCTGCAAAAAAGCGGCGTAAAAACCGTCATGCTAACGGGCGATAACGCCAAAACGGCAAATTTCGTCGCTCGCAACCTCGGCATCGACGAGGTAAGAAGCGGAGTGCTTCCAAGCGGTAAATATGAGTTCATCAAATCCCTGACGGACGAAGGCAAGCGGGTGCTTTTCGTGGGCGACGGCGTCAATGACGCACCGAGCTTAAAAGCCGCCAGTATCGGCATCGCGATGAACGGCGGCAGCGACGTAGCCAAGGGCGCGGGCGACGCGATTTTTATAAAAAACGACCTTACAGGCGTGCTATATCTATTCCGCCTATCGGGAGCCGCCATGCGGACGATCAAGCAAAACCTCTTCTGGGCGCTGTTTTACAACGCCGTATGTATCCCGATCGCGGCAGGCGCGCTATATCCAGCGCTAGGCGTGCTTCTAAAGCCGATGTACGGCGCCGCTGCGATGTGCTTTAGCTCCGTGACGGTCGTGCTAAATTCCATCAGATTGAAATTCGCTAAATTTTAA
- a CDS encoding ankyrin repeat domain-containing protein — protein MQFEVAMRKILMGSFVFCGTLFGASCEQILSDPRGFFSKEPADEELLQSDFGCQGSLAGAEFLQNLKSAASEIRDENIDCVGNEALLNEKRLERTLAFAGMDGEGFLSYAKEKNYAQISEKSLEALEFYSERKIGNFIAYGNFMGEIPAAREALRDYFAAKFNKNDADELASVVIAEFIAYAAKDRKAGDYGELEMALKGGVGADEFRTLLFSKDFAIYELDNALDLALLLGYDERFSGALIERGAQVNAGEENSLFYAMNNVQSAKFMISKGALVGYKNSLGQTPIFFAAAAKNYELVKLLIYSHASVNVRQIGSAEAQALASLGERSDGCERSGAGKTLLMFAAQTSTKQIVELLVKSGANEKAVDEAGLNALDYALAGGEAATQSYLRSLGLSPTQASDDFTSDPQDAPEREN, from the coding sequence ATGCAATTCGAGGTAGCGATGCGAAAAATTCTAATGGGTTCGTTTGTTTTTTGCGGCACGCTTTTTGGCGCTTCTTGTGAGCAGATACTAAGCGATCCGCGCGGCTTTTTTAGCAAAGAGCCTGCGGACGAAGAGCTGCTGCAAAGCGATTTTGGCTGTCAAGGCTCGCTAGCTGGCGCAGAATTTTTGCAAAATTTAAAAAGCGCGGCTTCTGAGATTAGAGACGAAAATATCGATTGTGTCGGTAACGAAGCCTTGCTGAACGAAAAAAGGCTTGAGCGAACCTTGGCGTTTGCGGGGATGGATGGCGAGGGATTTTTAAGCTATGCCAAAGAGAAAAACTACGCGCAAATCAGTGAAAAATCGCTTGAAGCCTTAGAATTTTACTCCGAGCGCAAGATTGGAAATTTCATCGCTTATGGCAATTTTATGGGCGAGATACCGGCAGCCAGGGAGGCGCTAAGAGATTATTTCGCCGCTAAATTCAACAAAAACGACGCCGATGAGCTGGCAAGCGTCGTGATAGCGGAATTTATCGCATACGCTGCAAAGGATCGCAAGGCGGGAGATTACGGTGAGCTTGAGATGGCGCTAAAAGGCGGAGTAGGTGCAGATGAGTTTCGTACGCTACTTTTTAGCAAGGATTTTGCGATTTACGAGCTTGATAATGCCCTGGATCTGGCACTTTTGCTAGGATATGACGAGCGCTTTAGCGGCGCTTTGATCGAGCGAGGCGCGCAGGTGAATGCGGGCGAGGAAAACTCGCTATTTTACGCGATGAATAACGTTCAAAGCGCTAAATTTATGATCTCTAAAGGCGCCTTGGTTGGCTATAAAAACTCGCTTGGGCAAACTCCGATATTTTTCGCCGCCGCGGCAAAAAATTATGAGCTCGTAAAGTTGCTAATCTACTCGCATGCTAGCGTAAATGTCCGCCAGATCGGCAGCGCCGAAGCCCAGGCTCTAGCGTCGCTAGGCGAGCGTAGCGACGGCTGTGAGCGTTCGGGCGCGGGCAAGACACTGCTGATGTTTGCAGCGCAAACAAGTACCAAGCAGATCGTTGAATTGCTCGTAAAATCGGGCGCAAACGAAAAAGCAGTCGATGAGGCGGGGCTAAATGCGCTAGACTATGCGCTTGCGGGTGGTGAAGCGGCTACGCAGAGCTATTTGCGCTCGCTTGGACTAAGTCCTACGCAAGCAAGCGATGATTTTACGAGCGATCCGCAAGATGCGCCTGAGCGTGAGAATTAG